From Callithrix jacchus isolate 240 chromosome 15, calJac240_pri, whole genome shotgun sequence, one genomic window encodes:
- the IQCF5 gene encoding IQ domain-containing protein F5 isoform X2 — protein sequence MTERSAAVFIQAWWRGTLVRRTLLHAALRAWIIQCWWRQVLAKLLAKRQRMVLEIYVQREWAAVRLQSWVRMWRVCRRYCRLLNAVRIIQVYWRWHSCHSRGFIEGHYELKENQLNVQLEISLGSQACKVQQCIPLPLKE from the coding sequence ATGACAGAAAGGTCAGCGGCTGTTTTCatccaggcctggtggcgggGCACGCTGGTGCGACGCACGCTGCTGCATGCAGCCCTCAGGGCTTGGATCATTCAGTGCTGGTGGAGGCAGGTTCTGGCGAAGCTGCTGGCAAAGAGACAGAGGATGGTGTTGGAGATCTACGTGCAGCGGGAGTGGGCAGCAGTCAGGCTGCAGTCCTGGGTCCGCATGTGGCGTGTCTGCCGGCGTTACTGTCGTTTGCTCAACGCCGTCCGCATCATCCAGGTCTATTGGCGATGGCACAGCTGCCATTCCCGTGGCTTTATTGAGGGCCACTATGAACTCAAAGAAAACCAACTTAATGTTCAACTTGAAATCTCTCTGGGCTCACAGGCTTGTAAGGTGCAACAATGCATACCCCTTCCATTAAAAGAATGA
- the IQCF5 gene encoding IQ domain-containing protein F5 isoform X1 produces MGPKEKIIMTERSAAVFIQAWWRGTLVRRTLLHAALRAWIIQCWWRQVLAKLLAKRQRMVLEIYVQREWAAVRLQSWVRMWRVCRRYCRLLNAVRIIQVYWRWHSCHSRGFIEGHYELKENQLNVQLEISLGSQACKVQQCIPLPLKE; encoded by the exons ATGG GTCCAAAAGAGAAGATCATCATGACAGAAAGGTCAGCGGCTGTTTTCatccaggcctggtggcgggGCACGCTGGTGCGACGCACGCTGCTGCATGCAGCCCTCAGGGCTTGGATCATTCAGTGCTGGTGGAGGCAGGTTCTGGCGAAGCTGCTGGCAAAGAGACAGAGGATGGTGTTGGAGATCTACGTGCAGCGGGAGTGGGCAGCAGTCAGGCTGCAGTCCTGGGTCCGCATGTGGCGTGTCTGCCGGCGTTACTGTCGTTTGCTCAACGCCGTCCGCATCATCCAGGTCTATTGGCGATGGCACAGCTGCCATTCCCGTGGCTTTATTGAGGGCCACTATGAACTCAAAGAAAACCAACTTAATGTTCAACTTGAAATCTCTCTGGGCTCACAGGCTTGTAAGGTGCAACAATGCATACCCCTTCCATTAAAAGAATGA